Below is a genomic region from Brassica rapa cultivar Chiifu-401-42 chromosome A08, CAAS_Brap_v3.01, whole genome shotgun sequence.
CCGACGAAGAAAGCGAGAAGGAGAAGGTGTGTGGAATGGGAGAATTACACGATTTACTTTGGACAGTAAAagttataattctttttttttaattgtagcaGGTTAGCCGGTGAAAGAGAAAGGGTAGGATAGTATTATTATGTATTATTGACGCCGTCTATACATCTGTTAGGTAAAAGTGCTATACGGTGAATTACCTTTTTTTTCATGTCTATAACTCCTAATTTCCCTTTAGTTATACATGCGAGGTCCACCACTAGTGCTCGCTACTCCTCTTCTTCCGTTGACAGATTGAAGGAAGGTGAGTTTATTCTTGAGATAGCGAGCTCTCCAGAACGAGTGGATAATGACAGACGAAATTACATCGCGGTCAAACGGatattaaacatataaaatttactGAGGAAGACATGACACATGCGCTTTAGATACGACGTATCGTTGGATAGATTCAAGTAGTATAAAAAATAGCCACATTCATCATTATGATCATACATTACAAttgttcagaaaaaaatatacattacgaatttactaaaatattttgaatactctTTTCGAGATATCATATATTATCTTTCGACTTTGTTCTTGTAATTATCATACTCTTGGTCGTGGACAATATTAAGCTCACTATTTTAATAGGAATCTACTTACATAAAATCATTTTCAACAAATTTCCTACACCTAAcaattacttatataaaatcttgatttttggttttatcTCTCACAGCTATAGAGACATCAGTTTTGGCAATGTCATTAATCTCAGATCAATGAATAATAAAGTTTACACGTGTTTTGAGTCTTTTGACAAATCTTGAGACTAGTCAACATTCTATCTAAGTTAGTAGGCTACTTTGGTTGGTTGCGTTTCTAAGATTTTGATCTTTAGTCATGACTGTTTTTGTGTAGATTGTTCGGATATGTGCTCAAGTAAATTAGATGTAATATAATGAGACAACAACAGATTCCCAATCCTTGAAGATATTAGTGTAAGCATATCAAATATGTAGCTAATGGTTAGGCATGTGCATTTTTACCCCAAGCCGAAGTACCTAGCTATCTAAATCTGATTCGAAAAAATCGAAACCGAATCCAAACcgttatacaaaaatatccgaacaAAACTTATGAGTTTAGTACTTTAAGATTTGAAtataatccgaaccgaatcgaAATCTGAACTAGGATTCGAAGATATCCAAAATTAGTTAAGTatgttaattgttttatatatgttaaggtatttagatattttatagtATTCTAAAGATTTttgtagtttattttttattctgaataatttttagttagttttgatagtttaactaatttttagtTAGATTTGTGAATACtttatatagtttaaatttctatttgttaatttttccggtttaaaaaatattttttggacgATTTCAGTTCGTAAGATATTGTTacaatctgatccgaaccgaactgAATCCATCCGATCCGATAATTAGTAAATCTGAATGGGATTTGTGACCAGAAGACCCGAATCAACCGAACCGAGATCAACAGACCTAAGTAATGGTTGCGATTCTAAGTAGCGGTTTATTGGTCTGTGTTCTGTTTTCTCGTTGTTTGTTCAGGTATGACTTCAGATACGTTTGGCCTATACGTTTGGTTATGTCATCGTTATTTTGACTAATCCATGTATAAATTCAATAAAACTAAGATaaacaataaaaactaaaaaggataaagacaatataaaataatcttCAGGGCTTGGGTCCCTTGAAATGGGCCCAGAGGACACGAGTCAAAGGAAAGCAGTAGCATTTGCCGCTTCGAAGAGAAAGATATCTTCGGTAAGCTTCCATGGATTCCTCTAGACTCTCCACATGTATTCTTAGCTTTTATCTTTGACTCTTCTCTTACtttatttgttttctctctATGATTGTTCTTGCTGCTCATGAATTCTTTGCGGCTCGTTTCTTGATATTGACCAAGAATCATCTCGTTTGATAAGCTTGCATGTAGGTTTCTAAGTGTCCTCCTGTGTTTGTAATGATGTCTTGATGGCTTTAAACAAAATAAGTACCATGTTATATGTTGCAATGAAAAATTGTTGATCATGGCTTCTCTGTTCTTGATTCATATTGTGCTGAGTTTTGTAGGAACAAAAATGAATAAACAAAGGCATCCATCGGTGTTTCAGAAGATTCGTGGACAAACCTCCTTGATTAGTACACTATCTCCAACTGTGCAACCTCGTAATCACAGCATCTCTGGAGCTTTTGTCAATGGAGGTTTGCAGAGTCTACTGCAGTCAACTAGTCATGGCACTTCTCTTATACCACGTGGCTCACTTCCCGTGCTTGCTCAAGCTCCTACCGAGAAAAGTAGCACTGGTTTCTTGATTGATTTCCTCATGGGAGGAGTCTCGGCTGCTGTTTCAAAGACTGCAGCCGCTCCTATCGAGCGTGTGAAGCTATTGATTCAGAACCAAGATGAAATGCTCAGAGCCGGGCGtctctctgaaccatacaaagGAATCACTGACTGTTTTACCCGGACAGTCAAAGACGAAGGCGTGCTTTCTCTTTGGAGAGGCAACACCGCCAATGTTCTCAGATACTTCCCCACTCAGGTTACCTTCTTAGGTTTGGTTCTTGTATAGATGTTTGACGCTGCACAGCCGTCcacttctcttatatattacttaagatAGGTAGTGTCTTCTGATACGTAGAATGATGGTGGTTCGGGTTTTGATACCATAATAAGTTAGATGAGTTTCTATACTGATTCGAGTAACAATTATTTTGGAATGTACTAGTTATGTTCATTCGAGTAACAATTATTTTTGGAATGTGCCGGTTATGTTCGTTCAACTAGAAATAGTCTTGTTATTGCTTTGACTCATATTTTGGATCCTATATTTTGGATCCCGCTCTAATAGCTccgaataaattaaatacatgcATTAAAATAAGAAGGCTTCGGTCCATCTGTTTTGTATAATAGTTAATATTCCTTCTATCTTCCGGAGTGGGagatttttttctcttataGCTTATGTCGTTGTAAATCTCAGATCCGGCCATGCAGTTGTGTTGGCCATGCGGTAGTGTTAAGTAAACGTTTCTTTATGTTTTTGCAGGCTTTGAACTTTGCGTTCAAAGACTACTTCAAGCGACTGTTCAACTTCAAGAAAGACAAAGATGGATACTGGAAATGGTTTGCAGGGAACTTGGCGTCTGGTGGTGCAGCTGGTGCTTCATCTCTGCTTTTTGTCTACTCTTTGGATTACGCACGTACCCGTTTAGCCAACGATGCCAAAGCAGCCAAGAAAGGTGGTCAGAGGCAGTTTAATGGCATAGTTGACGTGTACAAGAAGACTGTAGCCTCTGATGGTGTTGTAGGACTATACCGCGGTTTCAACATCTCATGTGTTGGAATCATCGTGTACCGTGGGCTCTACTTTGGATTGTATGATTCCTTGAAGCCTGTAGTTCTTGTTGATGGTCTCGAGGTAGAGAAACTCTTCACTTCAGTACATTCAGAGTCCTTTATTAGTATTGTGTACTCATTTGGTTTTATAGGATAACTTTTTGGCGAGTTTCTTGTTGGGATGGGGAATCACCATTGGAGCTGGACTGGCGTCATACCCGATAGACACGGTGCGAAGAAGAATGATGATGACATCAGGTGAAGCAGTGAAGTACACGAGCTCTCTTCAGGCCTTTAATCAGATTGTTAAGAAAGAAGGAGCCAAGTCGCTTTTCAAAGGTGCAGGTGCCAACATCCTCCGTGCTGTTGCAGGGGCCGGTGTACTCGCTGGCTATGACAAGCTCCAGCTCCTTGTGTTTGGCAAGAAGTACGGCTCTGGTAGTGGCTAAACGATGGATGAGGTGTACGAGTGAATAAAACTGTGTGTGTTTATCGAATGTACTCTGTGAAGTTGTGGCTTTTGTCTTGGTTATGTGACTTCCTttccaacaaaaataaaatacaaagaaaaacacTGCTGGTTTATGCTTGTTTACTTCATATCTTAACAATATGAGAGGTGCATAGATTTTTCTATGTAAAGTTTATGCCAAGGCTTGTGTTAATAATAATATTGGGTTTACTTGGGTTGTAAGGGAGTGTGTGATCAAACTCCAACCCTAAGGTTTGGTCTTGAAGTGTCAGTCTCAGATCCCACTTAAACCACTTCAGACCGCTACTACAAGGAGTTGAGTTCTGTTCCTTGAACATATGCCACTACTTGATTCATCCTCTCTATATAATTTACAGTTCAAACAAAGGATCCATAACTTGCCTTTCAATGGCGCCTCCATCTATCGCCGTACCTGCCATTGCTCCTGGTCCAGGTTTTACGCATATGGATTTCACAAGTATGCGGCAAAGAAAatggaagaagaacaagaaatgtGCTAAAGATTGGGCTGTGGGGTGAAAGAATATGCACTAAGATTGTAACATTAAACAAGTTTATACAGAACACAATGTCTATTCGCAATTTTCTAGCTGCGGTTACAGATTCCGTGTTTGTTCTTCTGCTTTCATCTAAAAACCTTTCTACACCTCTCCCAAGGACATAAATCCAAAGAGCCAGCCCCACCCCACCTGTTTCAGTTAACTTCGTATTTTGTGAAACACCCCACAACTATTCCAGACAGACCTGAAAAAACGGTTGAAAAAACAATCAAACAGAAGCATGGTTCCTCAAAGGTCAACCAATCACAGAGCCAAGACCCTATCTATAACCTATTAGGAAAAAACAATGAAAACATTTAAGCTTAGGAAGTTCGATTTGAGTTGTTACCCGCAAATTAAACTTGAGTGAAGTCTGTACATCATCCTAACAAACCAAAATCATCCTCTTAAGCTGGAGGAAGGGAACGCCGACAAGTCGGGCACTCCATCTTTATATCCATCCATCTCTGTAAGCATCCCGTGTGGAAGAAATGTTCACATGGAGTTACCTGTTTTCACAACAAGCATACGCTCATGATTCTCTCTATTGGGGAAAAAAGTAACTTGAGTGAAGAACCAGCTCTACCATGAAATCACTGGTACGCTGTCTGAGATTGATAGCAGTCATGCAGATGACACAATCAGTGTTGCGGCTTACGTCCTGATTAAATCTCCTGTGGTAGTTGTATTTCTCTGGTAGCATCTGTGCATATCGGTGAATACGATGAATAAAAGATATTAGAGGTAGTCAGCGATGGGAATGTAATCAACGTGTAAAAGAACAAACCTGACGGGGAACAAAGCAACGTGAACCAAAGTaatgctgaagaagaagaatgacaGCTTGCAACCCCATGAACGTGCACAAGAACACGCACCAGGCCTTGCTAGGCACTATACGCATGAAGTTGTGTGGGCATCCAAAAACATACAACGGTATAGCTAACCGTGTGGCAGTCATGCCCACGATGTAATACGGGTGCAGGGGCTTTCTTGAATCCCGGATGACGTTGGTGACTATCTGTGGTATCCAAAATGAGTACATGAGAAGAAGAATCGGCCGCATGTAGTTGTGGAGCTCGTACATTATCAATATCCCTCCAAGTAGAATCCCATCTGTTCAAAATATTGTGATAATGATGAAACATCAGCTTGAACCTTGAATCGGATAAACAAACACCAAAGAACTGAATACTAACAGAAACGGCTGTAGAGAAAGGAGAGTTCACGCCTCATTGTCTCCCAGCCTTCTCCGCTGATTGAAGGCCTGGTTGCTTTCCATATAGCCAGAAGATATCTCATCTCGAAAATCGAAAAGACTACGAATTTGAAGAACGCGGCGGTTGCAAATGCATTAAATAGAGATTCTGCATGAGAGAAAGTTGCAGTGAGGTTTGAGAAAACATTGCAGTGTCATGTAGCAATGCTCAAGTATTATTATGTGGATAAACATACCAACTAATATCCCAGCAGTGAGATGTAAAAGGCATAAGTAAGCATCCATGATTGCTTGATGTCCGATCATTACAATGGATACCTTGGCAGCACCCTTCCATACAAGAACAATTCCATAAGTTAGCATTTTTTAACTCATTTTATGCAATAATAACGATATCAGACCATCTAGGCTACATCAGTATCTTACAGATTGTGTGTTACCGTGCTCCATTTGCCGGATCAACAAAAGAACCTGGAGGAAAGAGACCTAAGTGCAATAGAAAGTTAAGGAACACGCTAAAACTGCACAATTGTAGATAAGCATTCTGTTACGACTTTTGAGCAAAGGATACAAAAGTGACCATCAGTGTATAGTTCACAGCTTTGTTGTAGTAGACCTCGACATTCACAGAAGTTGCATTCAGGAACAAAGGCGAGAAACAATCTCCGTCATCGCCTACCCCAGGACTTTCCATCAATCCTTCCATGTGATAATAACTTTTGTCTCCATCTATCAAATATAGAAAACTCCCTCAACGCATGATTAAATGTGACTTGAGAGACAAAGACTACGCCATGATCAGCTCAATGTTTTAGAGTTAGAATGCATACTGTTGTCACTAGAAGCCACACGGGATATCTGCGCTGCTATTTCGATGTTACAGTGCTTATCCATCTCATTTCTTGGCGCTAAAGTACAAGAGAATTGAACATCAGGGTCGCTGAAAAAAGTAAACTGTTAAGGAAAGTGTTAGGCTACTGCTTACAAATCTTCCGTTGCAGTATTCTGTCTCTTGTAGATTCTTGAAACACTTGCGAGGAAAAGATTCCAAGCTGTGAGACATCAGAAAGTTGACCTTAGTAAGCTCTTCGAACATTTTATCACATCAAACAAGCCATCAACAGATCAAAGCACTATCATTGCCAACGTGGGTCAGACAAAGAGCCTTAGACATTACCAGATGATAGGGATTTGAGAGAAGATTATTCTCATCTTGCCCTGCATCACTCTCCTTGCCACTGTTAAGGTCAAGTAATGCAAAAGACCTTGGAGTTAAAGACTCAATAACAAACCTTAAAGCAGTTAAGTAGAACAAAGGCTAGTACCTGTTGGCCACAAGGCGAAGTTGTCTAAAGGGCCATATATATACACCTTCCAGACTTATTTGGGCACCACCCAAATTTTGTTCATTGTCAAATACGTCATGGAATAAAACCACACCCTGTTCCATCAACATTTTTTACAAGTTCAAATATTGCATGCTAATAATCAAAGACGATCTTGTAGATCATAGTTTATAAGTTGAACTGTTCACCTGAACATAGTGCACACCGGTTATCTTTGTTGGAACAGCCACTAACTCAACCACAGAATTACCATTTGATTTCTGGAAGTCTTGAAACTTCGAAGAGCTATTTAATGAATCCAGAAACTTCCAATTCCCTgggaaaaaaaatgatatttgatAAATAGTCCACAGCACAAAGCAATAGTAGTACCCACATCACATGAGAGGGTTCAGGACCATCGCAAGCAGAAAAACGAAGAAAGACATGCCACAAACCTCTATATGTTCCTGTTATGTTCCATGCGGAGAACCGTCCTCCTTCAGGTACTTGTTTCCTACCAAAGAGCCACTACAAAATCACCAATATCTCATGAATCAAACcattaaccaaacaaaaatattatcttgTTATCTTTGCGCACTCCCCTAAAATCATCTAGCAATACAAACTCAAACCCGCAAATCTCATCCAACATTCTCAACTACCATGAGTACTACTTCTGCAAATATTAAGCTGGTAACATCTCACCACCCTAAATACATAATTAttctctccccccccccctttcaAAATATTCACAGGGTGAAAAAAAAGCTTGCATACTGATGACAAGCTCAATCAAGCTACAAAAGATGAACCTAAGAAATAATCCTACATTTTCATTCAATATGGTCAACGTTGTGATAATCATTTGACTCTGATCAGCTCAACATCTCTAGCACTATAAGCATACAATCGCAAACTGATCAGACTTTGTAGCTAGACCAGATCATTAAGCTACAGAGCTAAAGCATCAAACTTTTTTCTGGGAAACATCAAAAGGAAGAAACTTTCGAGCAATCATCAATGATAAAACACACAAACCTCGTCGCTCCATGTTCGAGCTTTCTCCCTAATGGGTCTAAGCCCCGTAGCTTGCTGCGGAAACGCCAACCAAATCGATAACAAGAAGATGATCTGAAATTCGACGAACCCTAATCCCAAAACCCCCAAATGTTGACGCTTCTTCATATCACAGCTCCAAGCTTCGATTTTTATGATTCAAGCCCTAATTTAAATCAATACCCAGAACAGATTCGAGGCTAATTCTCGAAACCCACGTCACTGAAGAACACAATCCAACATAAGGTTGATTCGAGTGAAGTCAATCGTAactgaagaaggaagaagaagattggTATGAGAAGAAGCTAAAGGAGACGAGATTGAAGATTTTGTATCTGCCAATTTGGTCTGCGGGTCGTTGAAGCCTCGCGATCAACTCTTCTCTAAaggttttttaattaatttaattttggttGTTTTATGAAAAAGGAGTTTTCTTGTTGAAATCTCGCATTCTCAGGTCTTTCTTACGCCTTAAAAACTTGTTATTTCCATAAACATTTAGCTGTTACAGATTAATGTTACAATTGCTTCAAAGTTAAAACATGACTAGAAAATGGAAACTCGATTTCACGTTTAACAACCGACCAGAACTTGGCCTAATAAAGAACGAGAATTCGACCAAAAAAAACCTAAACTttgcacgaattgccaaaaaaaacatgaacttttgggctgaccaaaaaaacaccaaactttcattgactttagaattaattaacaatgttttcgttgaattgccaatttagcacgccgtcaacaaatttaacagaaatatttaacgtcgtttattgttggcgttaagtaaaacgacgtcgtttgcaaatgagatgaaacgacgtcgttttacatgatttgaaattaaaaatatgtaaacccctagaatcgaacccaggttggttggtcaaatgacaaggtattttaccactgggctactggcactttcaatgtacttactaacatgtttatttttatttgatacatgttaaatataaaaaattctctaaaaacttaataagatctttaaaattccaaaaaaattaaa
It encodes:
- the LOC103834762 gene encoding ADP,ATP carrier protein 3, mitochondrial; the protein is MNKQRHPSVFQKIRGQTSLISTLSPTVQPRNHSISGAFVNGGLQSLLQSTSHGTSLIPRGSLPVLAQAPTEKSSTGFLIDFLMGGVSAAVSKTAAAPIERVKLLIQNQDEMLRAGRLSEPYKGITDCFTRTVKDEGVLSLWRGNTANVLRYFPTQALNFAFKDYFKRLFNFKKDKDGYWKWFAGNLASGGAAGASSLLFVYSLDYARTRLANDAKAAKKGGQRQFNGIVDVYKKTVASDGVVGLYRGFNISCVGIIVYRGLYFGLYDSLKPVVLVDGLEDNFLASFLLGWGITIGAGLASYPIDTVRRRMMMTSGEAVKYTSSLQAFNQIVKKEGAKSLFKGAGANILRAVAGAGVLAGYDKLQLLVFGKKYGSGSG
- the LOC103834763 gene encoding transmembrane E3 ubiquitin-protein ligase FLY1; this encodes MKKRQHLGVLGLGFVEFQIIFLLSIWLAFPQQATGLRPIREKARTWSDEWLFGRKQVPEGGRFSAWNITGTYRGNWKFLDSLNSSSKFQDFQKSNGNSVVELVAVPTKITGVHYVQGVVLFHDVFDNEQNLGGAQISLEGVYIWPFRQLRLVANSGKESDAGQDENNLLSNPYHLLGIFSSQVFQESTRDRILQRKISPRNEMDKHCNIEIAAQISRVASSDNNGDKSYYHMEGLMESPGVGDDGDCFSPLFLNATSVNVEVYYNKAVNYTLMVTFVSFLQVLLLIRQMEHGNTQSGAAKVSIVMIGHQAIMDAYLCLLHLTAGILVESLFNAFATAAFFKFVVFSIFEMRYLLAIWKATRPSISGEGWETMRRELSFLYSRFYGILLGGILIMYELHNYMRPILLLMYSFWIPQIVTNVIRDSRKPLHPYYIVGMTATRLAIPLYVFGCPHNFMRIVPSKAWCVFLCTFMGLQAVILLLQHYFGSRCFVPRQMLPEKYNYHRRFNQDVSRNTDCVICMTAINLRQRTSDFMVTPCEHFFHTGCLQRWMDIKMECPTCRRSLPPA